The segment GCCCTTACGGCAGCGTATGCGGTTCTCGCAGCATCGATAGCAGCCAGCAGCTTGACGAGCACAGCCGGTGCTGGCGGCCTGCCCAAGCTTCACCTCGATTCACGGCTCCTCCCCCTTGCGCTGCTCGTAGCCGCAGCCCTCGTGGTTCCCCTCTTCGCGGAAGGGTTCAAGGAGCTGTTCAAGCAGGCCTTGAAGCGTAGAAGGAGGGGTCCCTGGTGGCTGCTCCCTCTCGCCGTTCTGCTGCAGCTCGCCTTGATAGTATCACCCTTAATCCTACTCATCGGCCTCGCAGGTAGAATCGCGCCGAGGCAGCCTGAAGCTCCCGAGCCTCCAGTCCAGCAACCCGACTCAACGGGGGCTCAGCAACCAGACCAGGGCGGCGAACCCGGTGAGGGGGGAGAAGCGGGCGGCAGCTACCCATCTGAGGAAGCATCGGAAGCTTTGCCCTCCTCGAGCTGGCCTCTGGGAGCCGTAGTTGGCGTGCTCCTCACC is part of the Thermofilaceae archaeon genome and harbors:
- a CDS encoding DUF4129 domain-containing protein, yielding MPRSRLALTAAYAVLAASIAASSLTSTAGAGGLPKLHLDSRLLPLALLVAAALVVPLFAEGFKELFKQALKRRRRGPWWLLPLAVLLQLALIVSPLILLIGLAGRIAPRQPEAPEPPVQQPDSTGAQQPDQGGEPGEGGEAGGSYPSEEASEALPSSSWPLGAVVGVLLTLLAVVVAYAAVSAWIESRSPQPTEEQMDAGELELLEATQEAIREVEEGGDPRGAVVSYFLKLCRLLRERGVPVSEEMTAREVARAALRHFERLEPAPLERLVRLFEEARYSDHYIDEGMRRVALTCFTAIRDSLAGGAVEG